The Pseudomonas sp. LFM046 region GCCGCCTGGGGGACTACCTGGAGCGCCGCTACCCGGGCCGCCACGAGGTGCAGAGCGACAAGGCCCTGTACAGCTACGCCATGGCCCTGAAGCAGGACCACCTGCGCAATGCCCCGGCGCCGGACAAGGTGCTCTACGACAACAAGCTCGATGTGGTGCACAAGGCCCTCGGCCTGAACACGGCGATCTCGCGGGTGCAGGGCGGCAAGCTCAAGGCGAAGAAGGAAATCCGCGTTGCCTCGTTGTTCAAGGACGCAGCGCCGGAGTTCCTGCAGATGATCCTGGTGCATGAGCTGGCGCACCTGAAGGAACGCGACCACACCAAGGCCTTTTATCAGCTCTGTGAGCACATGCTGCCCGGTTATCACCAGCTGGAGTTCGACCTGCGGGTGTACCTCACCTGGCGCGAGCTCTGAGCGAAGCACCGCTGGCGACGGCTGCCACCTGGGGCCTGCCCGCCGGCAATTCGGCGTGGTGGCCGGCTGCTAGGCTGAAGGAAGCAGTCGACTGAGGTCCGCGGGCATGGGTCCGATCTTCCGCACCCTCTGCGTCATGTTCTGGGTGCTGGGCGTCGTCCCCTTCGCCGGCGCCCGCGACTTGCTCGCCGTCGGCACCGAGTTTCCCGGCATCTATGTCCTGAATCCGAATGGTGAACCCAGCGGTCTGGGTGTTGACGTGATGCGCGCGATCGCCACCGAACTGGGCGATCAGGTGCGCTTCGAGAGCTACCCGTGGGCCCGGGCGCAGAAGCTGGTGGAAGAGGGGCGGGCCGATGTGCTGATCGGGCCGTACCGCACCGCCGCGCGGGAGCGCCGGTTCCAGTTCGCCGAGCCGGGTTTTTATCTCGATCGGGTGGTCTTCTATGCTCGCAGCGATTCCACGGTCAATTGGGATGGCAGCGTGGCCAGCCTGATGGGGCAACGCATTGCGATCATTCATGGCTGGATCTACGGCGAGCGTTTCGAGGCCATTCGCGACCAGCTCGACCTGCATGTCTCCCCCTCGGTGGAACTGGCTTTCAAGCTGCTGATGGCGGGGCGCGCCGACCTGGCGGCGAGCAACGAGCGGGATTCTCGCCCACGGATCGAAGAGCTGGGCCTCAACGGGAAGGTGCGCCTCCTCAAGCCGGATATCGATGCCCAGCCCGGCTATTTCGCGTTGCCCAAGGGTGAGTCCCACCGTCAGCTGCGGGACGATATCGGGCGGGTGCTGCGACAGATGCGTACCGATGGTCGGCTGGCGAAGCTCGCGAAGCCTTATGGTGTGGCCCTGCCCTGACAGCCCGTCCGAAGCTGCAACGGCGCTGGTGGCGGACGCGCAGGCCGTGGCTACAATGCCGGCACAAGCACTTTGGGGGAAAGCCGGATTGAGCGCAGTAGAGTCGGATTACTCGATTTACCGGAGGGTGGTCACCCAGCTTCTGAACGGCGAAGAGCAGTTGCCCAGCTTGCCGATGATTACCCTGGATATCCGCCGCGCCCTGGCCGATCCGAACGTCACTGTTGCGCGGCTGAAGCAGCTCATCAGCAAGGACCCCGCCCTCAGCGCCCTGCTGATGAAACACGCCTCCAGCATCATGTTCCGCTCTACCCAACCCCCCAAGACACTGGACGACGTGATCCGCGTCCTCGGTCTGGATGAGGTGGACCGCATCACCCTGGTGCACAGCCTGAAAAGCCTGTTCACCCTCCACAGCGCCGCCCACAAGCAGCTGTTCGTCGGCGTCTGGGGGCGCATGACCCGCCAGGCCGCCATCAGCGCCGTTCTGGCGCGGCCACTCGGAATCACGTCGCCGGACCATGCGCTGCTGGCCAGCCTGCTCTGCGATGTGGGCGAACTGGCCGTGCTCTCGGCCTTCAAGGACGCCAGCGAGGTGCCGACACCCGACGTCTTCGGACGGCTCTGCCGGGAGTACGGGCAGTCCCTGGGGGTGATCGTGTTGAAGAAGTGGGCGGTGGATGAGGTCTACATCGGCGTAGTGCGCAGCGCCAGGCTGTGGGACGCCGACAGCGATAGCCGGCTTGGGCTGATCGATCTGGTCAATCTCGGCCTCTACCACGCCTTGCGCCAGGACGGCCGTTTCGTTCAGTTACCCGCCATCGAAGGGCTGAGCGCCTACCGCAAGCTGACGCCGCCGCTCGATGCGCTGGACGCCAGCGGCGGCCTGGTCCTGGTATCCACCCACCAGGACGCCATTCAGCGCACCGCCAGCCTGTTGCACTAGCTTCAGGGTCAGACTTTCCAGAAAGGCTTGAGGGCCTCGTCCAGGGCCTGTTCGCGGGTCAGCCCGACGTCGCGAAGGGCGTGTGCATCCAGTTCCAGCAGGGCCCGGCGGGTGGTCAGGCGCAGCCAGAAGCGGTCCCAGCGGTTGCCTGGCAGCTTCGGTGCCAGGGATACAGGCGTGCGTTGATCCTGTTCCAGTTCCGTTGCGAGGAGAGTCAGGCGTACATCGCTCAGGCTGTTCATGGTTGCGTTCCTCAGGCCCTGTGGTGAGTCGGGGTGGAACCATGATGTCTGTCGGCTGAATCCCAATACAGATTCACGATCTGTATATTTTTTTCATACAGATTGCGTGATTTCCTATCTGAATCCTCCGTTTGGGAACCATCTGTACTGGTCCTGATAGGGAGCTGTTCCGATTCGGGAGACTGTCATGAAGCTCTACATCAAGCTGGCCGAGACCCTTGGCGAACGCATCGAGCAGGGCTACTACCGCCCGGGCGACCGCCTGCCCTCGGTGCGAGCCCTGAGCCTGGAGCACGGGGTGAGCCTGAGCACGGTGCAGCAGGCCTACCGCATCCTCGAAGACAACGGCATGGCCGAGCCCAGGCCGAAATCGGGCTACTTCGTCCCGCAGAAGCGCAAGACTCCGGCACTGCCAGCCGTGAGCCAGGCCCCGCAGCGGCCAGTGGATGTCTCCCAGTGGAACGACGTGCTCGACCTGGTCAAGCGCAGCGCCAAGGACAAGGTGGTGGAGCTCGGTCGAGGTGTGCCCGACATCACCAGCCCGAGCCTGAAACCGCTGTTGCGCAGCCTTGGTCGGATCAGTCGGCGTCTGGATGCCAGTTGCCTCAACTACGACAGCATCTACGGCACCGAGGCGCTGCGTGAGCAGATAGCGCGCTTGGCGTTGGATTCCGGCTGCCAGATTCCGGCCAGCGACATCGTCATCACCACCGGCTGCCACGAGGCACTGTCGGTGGCGATCCGCTCCACATGCGAGCCGGGGGATATCGTCGCGGTGGATTCGCCGAGCTTCCACGGCACCATGCAGCGGCTCAAGGGTTTCGGCATGAAGGCGCTGGAGTTGCCGACGGACCCGCTCAACGGCATCAGCCTGGAAGCGCTGGAAATGGCCTTGGAGCAGTGGCCCATCAAGCTGATCCAGATCACCCCCAGCTGCAACAACCCGCTCGGCTACATCATGCCGGAGGCTCGCAAGCGCGCCCTGCTGACCCTGGCCCAGCGCTACGACATACCGATCCTCGAAGACGACGTGTATGGCGATCTCGCCTACCAGTACCCGCGCCCGCGCACCATCAAGTCGTTCGACGAGGATGGCCGCGTCCTGCTCTGCAGCTCCTTCTCCAAGACCGTGGCGCCAGGCATCCGCGTCGGCTGGATCGCCCCGGGCCGCTACCTCGACCGGGTGTTGCACATGAAGTACATCTCCACCGGCGCCACCGCCACCCAGCCCCAGATCGCGCTGGCCGAGTTCATCGGCAATGGCCACTACGAACCGCACCTGCGGCGCATGCGCAGCCAGTACCAGCACAGCCGCGACCGGATGACCGACTGGGTGATGCGCTATTTCCCCGAAGGCACCCGCGTCAGCCGGCCGCAGGGCAGTTTCATGCTCTGGGTGGAACTGCCGGAGGATTTCGACACCCTGCGCCTGAACCGCGCCCTGCTGCCCAAGGGCGTACAGATCGCCGCCGGCAGCATCTTCTCCGCCTCTGGCAAGTACCGGAATTGCCTGCGGATGAACTATTCGTCCCAGCCCACCCCGGCCATCGAGGCAGCGGTGCGGACGGTGGGGGAGACGGTGAGGGAGTTGATGGGGGAGGCGAGCAACCTGTAGGGGCGAACTCATTCGCCATGGGCAGAATCGCTGCCCCCTCGGTCTTGCAGGGCAGACCTTCGGCCTGCTTGGCGAATGAATTCGCCCCTACAGCCGGATCAGCCGTTTCATCGCATTATCCAGCCCTGCATGTGCACGTCGCCCCTCTAGAGTCGTGGCCATCTACATCAAGAGGGCAATGGACATGCCGAGGGATGATCTCTTCAAGGGGCGGATTTCACGGGAAGGGCAGATCTATCACATCACCATGACTACTGATGAGCGGCGGCCCCTGTTCCGGGAATTCGAATGCGCCCGTATAGCCGTTGCCGAGCTTCGTCGATTGCATGAGCAGAACGTGGTCAATTCGCTGGCTTGGGTTTTGATGCCGGATCACTTGCATTGGCTGTTTCAGCTCAATGGGCCGA contains the following coding sequences:
- a CDS encoding transposase, whose product is MAIYIKRAMDMPRDDLFKGRISREGQIYHITMTTDERRPLFREFECARIAVAELRRLHEQNVVNSLAWVLMPDHLHWLFQLNGPIGLSTVVKVFKGRSARQLGLWMDTGGAVWQQGFRDHALRSEEDIRKVARYIVANPLRAGLVERIGDYPFWDAQWL
- a CDS encoding HDOD domain-containing protein, which translates into the protein MSAVESDYSIYRRVVTQLLNGEEQLPSLPMITLDIRRALADPNVTVARLKQLISKDPALSALLMKHASSIMFRSTQPPKTLDDVIRVLGLDEVDRITLVHSLKSLFTLHSAAHKQLFVGVWGRMTRQAAISAVLARPLGITSPDHALLASLLCDVGELAVLSAFKDASEVPTPDVFGRLCREYGQSLGVIVLKKWAVDEVYIGVVRSARLWDADSDSRLGLIDLVNLGLYHALRQDGRFVQLPAIEGLSAYRKLTPPLDALDASGGLVLVSTHQDAIQRTASLLH
- a CDS encoding DUF1127 domain-containing protein, whose amino-acid sequence is MNSLSDVRLTLLATELEQDQRTPVSLAPKLPGNRWDRFWLRLTTRRALLELDAHALRDVGLTREQALDEALKPFWKV
- a CDS encoding M48 family metallopeptidase; its protein translation is MTSLKYLRGYPASLQEQVARMIEAGRLGDYLERRYPGRHEVQSDKALYSYAMALKQDHLRNAPAPDKVLYDNKLDVVHKALGLNTAISRVQGGKLKAKKEIRVASLFKDAAPEFLQMILVHELAHLKERDHTKAFYQLCEHMLPGYHQLEFDLRVYLTWREL
- a CDS encoding PLP-dependent aminotransferase family protein produces the protein MKLYIKLAETLGERIEQGYYRPGDRLPSVRALSLEHGVSLSTVQQAYRILEDNGMAEPRPKSGYFVPQKRKTPALPAVSQAPQRPVDVSQWNDVLDLVKRSAKDKVVELGRGVPDITSPSLKPLLRSLGRISRRLDASCLNYDSIYGTEALREQIARLALDSGCQIPASDIVITTGCHEALSVAIRSTCEPGDIVAVDSPSFHGTMQRLKGFGMKALELPTDPLNGISLEALEMALEQWPIKLIQITPSCNNPLGYIMPEARKRALLTLAQRYDIPILEDDVYGDLAYQYPRPRTIKSFDEDGRVLLCSSFSKTVAPGIRVGWIAPGRYLDRVLHMKYISTGATATQPQIALAEFIGNGHYEPHLRRMRSQYQHSRDRMTDWVMRYFPEGTRVSRPQGSFMLWVELPEDFDTLRLNRALLPKGVQIAAGSIFSASGKYRNCLRMNYSSQPTPAIEAAVRTVGETVRELMGEASNL
- a CDS encoding transporter substrate-binding domain-containing protein — its product is MGPIFRTLCVMFWVLGVVPFAGARDLLAVGTEFPGIYVLNPNGEPSGLGVDVMRAIATELGDQVRFESYPWARAQKLVEEGRADVLIGPYRTAARERRFQFAEPGFYLDRVVFYARSDSTVNWDGSVASLMGQRIAIIHGWIYGERFEAIRDQLDLHVSPSVELAFKLLMAGRADLAASNERDSRPRIEELGLNGKVRLLKPDIDAQPGYFALPKGESHRQLRDDIGRVLRQMRTDGRLAKLAKPYGVALP